The genomic interval aacttgtctctctgtctctaggtttACCTGATCAAcaacttgtctctctgtctctaggtttACCTGATCAAcaacttgtctctctgtctctaggtttACCTGATCAAcaacttgtctctctgtctctaggtttACCTGATCAAcaacttgtctctctgtctctaggtttACCTGATCAAcaacttgtctctctgtctctaggtttACCTGATCAAcaacttgtctctctgtctctaggtttACCTGATCAAcaacttgtctctctgtctctaggtttACCTGATCAACAacttgtctctgtgtctctaggtTTACCTGATCAAcaacttgtctctctgtctctaggtttACCTGATCAGCAacttgtctctgtgtctctaagaTCAAcaacttgtctctctgtctctaggtttTGATCAAcaacttgtctctctgtctctaggtttACCTGATCAAcaacttgtctctctgtctctaggtttACCTGATCAACAACTTGTCTCTCTGTAGGTTTCTGATAGGTCTCTAGGTTTACCTGATCAAcaacttgtctctctgtctctaggtttACCTGATCAAcaacttgtctctctgtctctaggtttACCTGATCAAcaacttgtctctctgtctctaggtttACCTGATCAAcaacttgtctctctgtctctaggtttACCTGATCAAcaacttgtctctctgtctctaggtttACCTGATCAAcaacttgtctctctgtctctaggtttACCTGATCAAcaacttgtctctctgtctctaggtttACCTGATCAACAacttgtctctctgttctctaggTTTACCTGATCAACAacttgtctctgtgtttgtaggtGTATCTGAACAAGAACTTGCCTTTGTTTTGCTATGTGTACCTGACGCTCCTGCCTCCCTTGTGTTTCTAGGCATACTTGAACAACACTCTGGCTCTGGAGAACACCACTGGCTTACTCCGGAGGAAATAGGAATTTTCCAGCGGCACGAAAAACCATTGTTGCTGACAAATCAAATGGCAATGATCATATCTAGGCCAGCTACTGTCCAGGAGTCTCAACTCTCTCCTCATGTCACCCAGACCTGCTGCCTCCAGGAGTCTCAACTCTCTCCTCATGTCACCCAGACCTGCTGCCTCCAGGAGTCTCAACTCTCTCCTCATGTCACCCAGACCTGCTGCCTCCAGGAGTCTCAACTCTCTCCTCATGTCACCCAGACCTGCTGCCTCCAGGAGTCTCAACTCTCTCCTCATGTCACCCAAACCTGCTGCCTCCAGGAGTCTCAACTCTCTCCTCACGTCACCCAGACGTATATCAGGTTAGTGGAGGGTTGTATTACCTAGCGACCTGCTCCGTACTTTACAAGCCTGTCTGCTGGCTCCTCTCAGCCACAGCCCCATCTATCAGCTGTTCTCCTCATAATGATTATCATCTTTAATAACTTTTCTGATCCCAAAGTTTAATCCCCTCTTTTTAAACAGACTGGAGAGATAGCAGCAGTACTCCCACcgtgtcccaaaatggcaccctattccctatatagtgcactacttttgaccagggccctatggcaacacatatagggaatagggtggaaatGTGGGATGTGTCCACTGTCAATCTGCATTTTACGCTACTTGTTAAAACTTTAGGAGGAGCCGTACCATCTGTGAGTGTGTAGGAGGGAGTTGGGTTGGGAAGAGGCATGTGTGAACAGGAACCTCATTAAACACAATTGGTTTCAGATACGTTGGTTTCAGATACATTGGTTTCAGGGTTGCTGATGTGGAACCGTTTACCAGTCAGTGGGTAGCAGCGTTCTCCTGCGTCTCTGACGGAAGACTCCAGAGGGGTTTATTATTCCACAGATAAAAGTAGTACGCTTGACACTGACATATAGGTTGActatcaaatggcaccctgttccctatatagtgcacttgttCTGGATACTCAGAGCATGTATTAGGCAGGCACGGAGACTCTATTCCCTATTAACTAAAtgaccttggtcaaaagtagtgcgcttaTATAGGGAAACAGGGAGCCACTTGGGACTCGGACTGGGGTCTCTGCTCTGCGACAAGGGCACTTGGTGACCTGAACGAAACAAGCTGAACAAAGGTGGGAACGTCGGAGAACAAACCATGACTGAGGAATGACTGAGATGTTTCTTGTTTGTCTGAATCAGGAGTTTAAAGGAGAACACTAACCTCACACTGAGCTGAACCAGGCTGTGTTGCACCTGGGAAATGTGGatacttcccaaatggcaccctgctgCTTTTTAATGCACTCCTTATGACCAGGGTCCTTACGActctagtgcactatatagggaatagtgttcgaTTTGGGACGAAGGCCTTAGTGCTGGACTTCATAGTGTCCAGGTATAGTACTGTGTGAGGAAAGTCATgtatgacaaggtaaaaatcactTTTTTCTTAGCAAGGCTTTTAagccactgttcccctgagcaaggccgttaacccactgttccctgagcaaggcagttaacccattgttcccctgaacaaggcagttagcccactgttcccctgagcaaggcagttaacccactgtttccctgagcaaggccgttaacccactgttcccctgagcacggccgttaacccactgttcccctgagcacggccgttaacccactgtttccctgagcaaggccgttaacccactgtttccctgagcaaggccgttaacccactgtttccctgagcactgagcaaggtagttaacccactgttccactgagcgttaacccactgttccctgagcaaggccgttaacccactgttcccctgagcaaggccgttaacccactgttcccctgagcaaggccgttaacccactgttcccctgagcaaggccgttaacccactgttcccctgagcaaggcactgttaacccactggttaaatcacggctgtgactataacagaactgcgtttcatcgaaaagtgcaggaatatctgatcactgaaaatggaaaaaatatCCATCcacgacttcaaggaattgttcaaagtgaatgaattaaatgaggccgaggttgcagtgcctacagcttcccacgttgtctagagtcttgtcatttgattcccactgattcttggtctaactgaatcaagggaatcgaaCCCCTGTCTCCGACCGGATGCAAggcgagctctctccaagacattttttgaaacagacacctatagaattgacatcgcctcctgatatTTTATCGCtgttattaacgtgtactaatacctaaagttgcattacaaaagtaccgaagtgttttgtgaaagtttaacCGACtgttttgaattttaaaaaatgacgttacgttattaAACTCTATTTTTttctgtttatcacacagtccTCATAGATCgttatctaggctatatatggaccgatttaataaaaaaaagacccaatagtgattatgggacatctaggagtgccaacaaagaagatggtcaacggtaatgaatgttttatattttatttgtgcggtttgtgtagcgttAACccactatgctaattattttgtttacgttcccctgcgggtcttttggggtgttacatgctatcagataatagcttctcatgctttcgcctgaaaagcattttaaaaatctgacttgttgcctggattcacaacgagtgtagctttaattcaataccctgcatgtgtattttaatgaacgtttgagttttaactcatactattagcatttagcgtagcgcatttgcatttccagagctctagatgggacgcctacgtgccaggtaggaccaagaggttaacccactgttcccctgaacaaggccgttaacccactgttcccctgaacaaggcagttaacccactgttagaGGCACTGTTAGAGGCATCTCCATTATTACATAGAggcatctccattatcacatagagacatctccattatcacattgaatcaactccattatcacatagagaccatctccattatcacatagacatctccattatcacatagagacatctctattatcacattggatcatctctaTTATCACATAAggacatctccattatcacattgaaTCATATCCATTATCACATAGAGACATCTCCGTTATCACATTGAATCAactccattatcacattggatcatctctaTTATCACATAGggacatctccattatcacatcgaatcatctccattatcacatagagaCCATCTCCATTATTACATAGAggcatctccattatcacatagagacatctccattatcacattgaatcaactccattatcacatagagaccatctccattatcacatagagacatctccattatcacatagagacatctccattatcacatagagacatctccattatcacattggatcatctccattatcacatagagacatctccattatcacatagaggacatctccattatcacagcaaggatcatctccattatcacattggatcatctctaTTATCACATAGGGACATCTACATTATCACATTGAATCATATCCATTATCACACAGAAACACCTCCATTATCACATTGGACCACctccattatcacattggatcatctccattatcacatagagacatctccattatcacattgaatcatctccattatcacattggatcatctccattatcacattggatcatctctaTTATCACATAGggacatctccattatcacattgaaTCATCATCCAATCCAttatcacacagaaacacatccattatcacattggatcacctccattatcacattggatcatctccattatcacatagacacatctccattatcacatagagaCAACTCTATTATCACATTGGATCATCCTATTATCACAGAcacatctccattatcacatagatacatctccattatcacatagagactctccattatcacatagagacatctccattatcacatagatACATCTCCATTATCACGTAGAcacatctccattatcacatagatACATCTACATTATCACATAGACACCACTACATTATCACATAGAGACAactccattatcacattggatcatctccattatcacatagagacatctccattatcacatagagacatctccattatcacattggatcatatccattatcacatagagacgtctccattatcacataggatcttctccattatcacatagagacatctccattatcacataggATCTTCTCCATTATCACATTAGATCACctccattatcacatagagaCACCTCCATTATCATATTggatcatctccattatcacatagacacatctccattatcacatagacacatctccattatcacatagacacatctccattatcacattggatcatctccattatcacattggatcatctccgttatcacattggatcatctccGTTATCACATAGAggcatctccattatcacatagaggcatctccattatcacattggatcatctccattatcacatagagaccatctccattatcacatagagaccatctccattatcacatagagccatctccattatcacatagagccatctccattatcacattggatcatctccattatcacattggatcatctccattatcacatcaGATCATCTCTATTATCACATTGaatcatctccattatcacattggatcatctccattatcacTTGGATCATTCACCAGggatctccattatcacattggatCATATCCAATATCACATAGGATCttctccattatcacatagagacatctccattatcacataggATCTTCTCCATTATCACATTAGATCACctccattatcacattggatCACCTCCATTATCACATCggatcatctccattatcacattgaaTCATATCCATTATCACATAGagacatctccattatcacacAGAAACACCTCCATTATCATATTggatcatctccattatcacatagacacatctccattatcacatagatacatctccattatcacatagacacatctccattatcacatagacacatctccattatcacattggatcatctccattatcacattggatcatctccattatcacattggatcatctccattatcacatagacacatctccattatcacatagagccatctccattatcacattggatcttctccattatcacatagagccatctccattatcacattggatcatctccattatcacattggatcatctccattatcacatagagacatctccattatcacatagagacatctccattatcacatagagacatctccattatcacattggatcatctccattatcacattggatcatctccattatcacatcggatcatctccattatcacattggatcatctccattatcacatcggatcatctccattatcacatcggatcatctccattatcacattggatcatctccattatcacattggatcatctccattatcacatcggatcatctccattatcacattggatcatctccattatcacattggatcatctccattatcacatagaggcatctccattatcacattggatcatctccattatcacattggatcatctccattatcacattggatcatctccATTATAACATTGGATCAactccattatcacattggatcatctccATTAACACATCGGATCATCTCCATTAACACATTGGATCATCTCTATTATCACATTGGgtcatctccattatcacatagaggcatctccattatcacattggatcatctccattatcacattggatcatctccATTATAACATTGGATCAactccattatcacattggatcatctccATTAACACATCGGATCATCTCCATTAACACATTGGATCATCTCTATTATCACATTGGgtcatctccattatcacatagaggcatctccattatcacattggatcatctccattatcacattggatcatctccattatcacattggatcatctccattatcacattggatcatctccattatcacatcggatcatctccattatcacattggatcatctccattatcacattggatcatctccattatcacattggatcatctccattatcacattggatcatctccattatcacattggatcatctccattatcacattggatCACCTTCATTATCACATCggatcatctccattatcacattggatcatctctattatcacattggatcatctccattatcacattgaaTCATATCCATTATCACACAGAGACACctccattatcacattggatcatctccattatcacatagagacatctccattatcacatagagacatctccattatcacattggatcatctccattatcacatagatacatctccattatcacatagacacatctccattatcacatagatacatctccattatcacaaggacacatctccattatcacatcgGATCATCTCCAGTGGGTCATatatagtatgtatcctctatacagtgggtcatatatagtatgtatcctctatacagtgggccatatacagtatgtatcctctatacagtgggtcatatacagtatgtatcctctatacagtgggtcatatacagtatgtatcctctatacagtgggtcatatatagtatgtatcctctatacagtgggtcatatatagtatgtatcctctatacagtgggccatatacagtatgtatcctctatacagtgggtcatatatagtatgtatcctctatacagtgggtcatatacagtatgtatcctctacagtgggtcatacagtatgtatcctctatacagtgggtcatatacagtatgtatcctctatacagtgggtcatatacagtatgtatcctctatacagtgggtcatatatagtatgtatcctctatacagtgggtcatatacagtatgtatcctctatacagtgggtcatatacagtatgtatcctctatacagtgggtcatatacagtatgtatcctctatacagtgggtcatatacagtatgtatcctctatacagtgggccatatacagtatgtatcctctatacagtgggccatatacagtatgtatcctctatacagtgggtcatatacagtatgtatcctctatacagtgggtcatatacagtatgtatcctctatacagtgggtcatatacagtatgtatcctctatacagtgggtcatatacagtatgtatcctctatacagtgggtcatatatagtatgtatcctctacagtgggtcatatacagtatgtatcctctatacagtgggtcatatacagtatgtatcctctatacagtgggtcatatacagtatttatcctctatacagtgggtcatatacagtatgtatcctctatacagtgggtcatatacagtatgtatcctctatacagtgggtcatatagtatgtatcctctatacagtgggtcatatatagtatgtatcctctatacagtgggtcatatacagtatgtatcctctatacagtgggtcatatacagtatgtatcctctacagtgggtcatatacagtatTTATCCTCTATAAagtgggtcatatacagtatgtatcctctatacagtgggtcatacagtatgtatcctctataccaggggtgtcaaactcatttcgcatcgtgggccacatacggcctagggagatgtggtgggccggaccattaaaattataccatactctgctataaataaccaaaatatcatgtctttcctttgttttggtgtaaagaagcacaagaacattaggaaaatattgaaatttaatgaactatccttttacaaaacatttcatgaaacacctcatatttccttagacaaatgtgcaatttacttttatcattcacaaatatgcattgcaaccgatcccactgattgtacaaaggcacaaaactttaattggtactgaaaaatatagtaatgcactttaagattaaatgagacttttaaagaaaggaatttttaaaccactgctgactaacattaaagtgcacatttttaaaatcaccacagtaaggattcatcttcacagagctgtattctttcaatgcaaacagtatctaaggcagcattttaaaggtgttagtctagtctggacttgtatttgtacctgaaacttggcatcttttggcctgtacaagtgcatcaacaccaggtgtcatgtcctgactagctgtcactttcagaatgtcatttaagtgcttgtttgtgagccttgaacgcatttttgttttattgatattcatcactgagaaaatttgttcacaaaggtaggttgtcccaaacatgcacaaaattttagcagccagggctgttaatttggggtaccctggtagtagatactgataaaatctgtccagacctacagaggcaaatttgcccttcaaatctgcatcacactgcaaatcaattatctctagctgaattgggaccggcagatcagaagctttaactgtgaaaggtgagcgaaaaactgaaaattctgtctcaagttcaccaaatacctgaaaacgtttctcaaactcccacagtagtcctgcaattttgtctttgtaccgtttcatgtccacatcaggtctggtcacacacacatctctcagacaggggaaatgagcagggttgccatttgccagttgcatctcccacaaagtcagcttcaacttaaatgcatgtatgttgtcagaaaactgtgtaCAACTTTTTGGGCCTTGCAACATggtttgttcagattgttcagtgttcagtaatatcaaccaagaatgcaaggtcttgtagccattcctgagattgtaattccagTACACCGGTCCTTTATTTGGGTCCATGAACTGTCCTGATTTCCTCtgtagatcaaagaaatgcctcagcacagcgtCCTGGC from Oncorhynchus keta strain PuntledgeMale-10-30-2019 unplaced genomic scaffold, Oket_V2 Un_contig_1418_pilon_pilon, whole genome shotgun sequence carries:
- the LOC127918434 gene encoding transcription elongation regulator 1-like protein, encoding MSPRPAASRSLNSLLMSPRPAASRSLNSLLMSPRPAASRSLNSLLMSPRPAASRSLNSLLMSPKPAASRSLNSLLTSPRRISGCPVAIKRVGRNKRISLAAAAMTALESDPSRLQGPSPSSCSPSFIHPLRLFQLSPIKIPFRLSPPGPGKQTPVMPG